tataaacatgttacattaaggcaaaaagacaactgttaatcacacctaaagctcattccagtaggaaaaaaggtgcatctatggcatttttaggaaacataccaatggcagacatatgtaaagctgccacatggtctacaccacatacatttacaaagcattattgtgtagatgtatatTCAAAACAACAGGCCAATGTAGGTCaaactgtcttaagaacattatttcaaacaactccaactcctacaagcTAGCCACCACATTTTTTGGGGAGAGTAACTACTTTCTAGTGTATgcatagcatatgtatctgcagctcacacaccatcgaacggaaaatgccacttacccagtgtacctgtgtttgtggcatgtagtgctgcagattcacatgcaccctccctcctccccggaagctggtagttgttgcagtttttataatttgtacatatgtatatacatttacatttgcatggacatctatttttacttactatttctatacaacatttatattactacactctattactccttcctacacccttttgcgggaaaacaatctaacaacggagtcgatgcccatgcgcagtatgaccgagaggaggagtcacttgatcctgtgactctgaaaagacttcttcgaagaaaaacatcttgtaacactccgagcccaacactagatggcggaataatacataacgtgaatctgcagcactacatgcctcaaacagatgcacactgggtaagtgacattttccatctatacacacacatacacacacagtgatTATGCACATaatatatatgtaccttgacaataaatATATCTTTAAAGCACATAGATGTTGAGTTTAGAATAGTAACCATTAACAATACTGCAGTAGTAAATAGTCTGGCTCTGATAGTTCAGCAGGAAAAACTGTTCTACTCCATATTCTGAAACAGAGCCTCTTGCTAGGCAGGACAGTGTTTCCAAGACAGACTGAGACTTCTGTCACTACACAGCCCATAGATTCTCTCCTCTTTGGATTATAGATGATCACCTCCTCAAGTATTTGATGGATGTTACTGTAAACCAGTACGTATGGGATAATCTACATCTCAGTCTACAGAGGATGATGTGCTGTAATGTTGATGGCATCTACTAGAATAAGAGCTTATAATTCTGTTGGCTAAGGAATCTTGCCATGTTCCATCTCCCTAAATGCAACACACAATAGagaatttgtttttatttgaaaaaGGGTAGCACATACAGAGACAAAATCTTGTTTCAGATCTCAAAACTGGGATTATCTCTTTAAAGGAACTTCACTTTCATTCAGTGTTCTTACACACAGGAATTCTTGCAGATGGGCCGATAGGTATTTTAGCGACATCAGCATCAACATCGGGACTGAAGAGTTTTTATTTCCAAGAGCTATAACTTTGTATTTAGATGGCGTGAGGGCATAGGTGGTGTAGCATATGTGGATGGAACATGCCACACTGAAAGAGGACATCGTCTGTCCTGCAGTGAGCTACTGTAGTCCATAGGAGATGATGCTAATGGTAGTGGCAGGAAGTGGTCAGGGTGGCAAAGGAATGTGGGTGACAGGTGTCTTGGAAAGgcaggaagaactactggacttaAAGGTAGAGGGTGAATCAACGACAGGGAAATAGATGGGTTCTTCAGAGATTCTGTAGAATGATGGAAGTTTGCACCAAACCCTGGCTTTATTCCTCCATTGTTCATCCGTGGAGACAAGTTTATGGCAGCGCTATAGCTCATGCATGGCTTCACTGGCTTTGGCCTGCAAATTGCCGGTTGTATGCCCTTAGAAATCCCCACGTTCTGGTGTACTTTTTTATTCCCTTCCTGCTGAAATGGGGAGACCACCCTGAATGGTTCTCCTTGAACAGAGCTTTTATTAAGCTCTTCCTTTGTCACGGACTCTGCACTGTGGCATGTTAAGGGATTAGCGCTGGTGTGCAGCAATGATTGTGTTCCTTGCTCGGTCTGTAGCCCTGCCGAGTAAGCCATAGGGTGAACCCAGAAAGCTGTCTGTTTATGAAAAAGTGGGGGCATATATGCAGGTGGCCCTCGTTTGTCACTTTCAAAAGGTGTATCTTTGTTCATTCTCCAGGAGGTCCGTGACTTCGAAGGGTCCTTCTCTTGTTTTCCTATCTCTGGTCCATTAGCAAATGCTTCTTTCCATTGCAGAGGGGGTTCTGAGAAGTTTTTGGAAGTTAAAAAGGAGTGATCAGAACTAGGCATGGAACGGCAGGCACTTAAGTTAAACTCTTTACTTTTGTACATATGAAAACCCGACAAAAGTGGCATGCAGCTGTCCTTTCTGTGAAGGTGTGTAGATCCTCTCTCTTGACGTTCAAGGACACCTGAGTTAAAGTGAGGTGAAGCAGACTCTTGGGAGCTTTGCTCTAACCCTGAACTTGTTACCTCTTGGCTCAGATAAATGTCTGGTTTATATTGGATTTCCTTATCAGGGATTCTGGAAGTGAGCTCCCCATTGTCCAGCTTAGCTTGTTTCACTTTTAaacaaagactgctg
The Pleurodeles waltl isolate 20211129_DDA chromosome 11, aPleWal1.hap1.20221129, whole genome shotgun sequence genome window above contains:
- the ARID5A gene encoding AT-rich interactive domain-containing protein 5A, which codes for MLAYGSTRLVLPYVQYLRGEDDKLILISKPMKRCNASKESKSEEAAEKRMNPKQGADNAEHKTEERMQEGQPTSILSKEEASQQVWSKNESDLCWCQKEIPNVNCCSLTLPRAYKSLFTTLHVNENHSILSPLAKKKLLSQTSKAETLLYHGQHSSLCLKVKQAKLDNGELTSRIPDKEIQYKPDIYLSQEVTSSGLEQSSQESASPHFNSGVLERQERGSTHLHRKDSCMPLLSGFHMYKSKEFNLSACRSMPSSDHSFLTSKNFSEPPLQWKEAFANGPEIGKQEKDPSKSRTSWRMNKDTPFESDKRGPPAYMPPLFHKQTAFWVHPMAYSAGLQTEQGTQSLLHTSANPLTCHSAESVTKEELNKSSVQGEPFRVVSPFQQEGNKKVHQNVGISKGIQPAICRPKPVKPCMSYSAAINLSPRMNNGGIKPGFGANFHHSTESLKNPSISLSLIHPLPLSPWNEVLQNYHVKVF